CAAACAATATGAAGATCTCCTTTTTCGCCAAGAATTCACCCACACACTTCCTACGTCCTAGACCGAATGGTAAAATATGACCGCATTTTGCTGTATCAAGAGTGTTGTCTTTGGTAATCAAACGCTCCGGTCTAAACTCCTCAGGGTCACCCCAAAATACTTTGTCGTGTGAGATGGAATGTAGGTTGAAGAACACGACGGTGTTTTTGTCAACGTTGAAACCATCAAGGGTGGTATCGGTGGTGGCGCACTTCGGAAGCCCGAATGGCGCTATGGCTGCTTTGCGCATAACTTCGTAATATGTAGCCTCAGTATATACCAATTTATTGTGATCGCTGTAACGTATGTGCTTTTCACTTCCTATGACGTCATCAATTTCATCATGCACACGTTCCTGTACTTCCGGATATGACGCCATATACAACGTTAGCCATTGCAATGATTTGTTTGTCGTATCAAATCCTGCACCTTGTAAGTCAGCCAGAGTGGTAAGAATTCTTGATCTGGTGATTCGCGGACCCGTGGCGTCGTTCTCACCAATATCTGCAGCAATGAGTGCGTCCGCTACGTCGCGAATGTTCGACTCGGAATACGTCTCCAAGTGTTCTTGAACCTGTTGCAAACGCATTCCAACACCTTCAGAAAGAATTGATTTGAATTCTTTAACTCGTCCAGGCATAACGTATTGCAGCCAAGGCATGACGTCAAAAGGGTTTCCATTTCCTGTGAATTTCGTGAATTCATTAGTTCCTTCAACCATTCGTTTAagatcattttcaatatctagTTGCTTTCCACGTccatataaaatttgatatattatactACCAACTGCAAATTGGATATCGGGTTTTACGTTTCTTTCCGTACTTTCGCCAGCTTTTTGCAGTAAAGTATCAACCAGTCTGTTAGATTCTTCGATAATTAATTCTTCGGTTAAATTATCTCCCCTGTTTGTGAACATGCGAAGAGCGATCGCAGTCAACTTGCGGTGGTATAAGTATGTGTCATTGAATGGTCCGAAGGCTAAAGAAACATCACCGTTGACAGACTTGAGAACATCTTGTGTGACAAACGCCGGCCTGCCAGAAAAATCGTCGTCTTTTTCGGATGCTTCTTTAACAGCGTTGTACCCATTCACAATAACGGCGTTCCAACTGCCCAGTCTGATTCGAAAGACATCCCCGTATTGCGCTCGCCATTTCGCGAACGTTTCCGGTGGACTTTGTCCGAAAAAAGGTAAATGTCCGATGATAGGCAAACCCCAGGGTCCGTTGGCGTAGCGCTTTGTTTTTCTCTGTCTGAATGCATTGACAATCAACAAATTCGCCAGGAATGTCAAAATTAAAACGCTGACTGCAGAAAGCTCATGGTCATAGATGCCTTTTCCAAATCGATAAATTCCGTCCGTAattgtattattcattattattgtgttgtattctgttttgtttttcaactgaaaagtTTACGCCGaagaataattatgagttaaaTAAACCTCTCAATATCACATTTCCTCTTCAAAACTCCATTTGAATTGATCAACTAATATGGAAAAGCTTGTCCTGGATAAGCATATTTATATAAGCTAATTTCGACATTCTTACTTATGATCTACATTTAGATAACCTGCATGATCACGTTTTATGACCGGTGGTTGTCCTGTTTACACAAGTCATATGAGATACGGTTAGGTATAGCAATAGCACATTTAATTGGGCTTAACAATGTATGGTCATTTATCAGTTCACCATTATTTACTCTTAAGGTTAACAGCTATGAGTGGGAAATATCGTAAATACAACTACCAGCAATTTGTTTTTGCTAAATAAATGGTCTTTATCAAACAAAAGGTAACGCCATTCGTAACCATTTGTCTCGTTAGTGGCGTCATATAACATATTGCATGAAAAATATAAGTTTGAGTACTGAAACGAATGTAGTAACTATCTTTTGTGCCATTTTATTAGCTCGTCGTATATTCGCCTTTCTATTGGACCTACACAGTGCTTATAGTTTATTTCACTATGACCAATGCATATCAATTATACCACACTATGCACGTAGTGAACGAGTACATTAGCACTCAAACTTGAGTTTCGGGAGACtttacatataattgtatataaaaataataatctaatCTTTGAGTTATTTATAAACGAACTACAGTTAAAAATCTTATATcgctaaaaataattttctttaactggcatttatattgttaagtaaattatagataaaatatttttttaaaaaacaatataacaggAGTACAAGTTGTGGAAAATTTAGGATGTAAATTGAGAGACCtttaaagaagaaaagaaaaaaaggttaaaaaaacaaatgtgaagCATATTTTTCGAATCACACACATGTAAGGGTTTTCGCACATGTATTACCGGACTAAATTTACAAATGGTCTATTTGTAATAAATCTAGCAAATTCTATCGACAGTTTACAATAACTTATGAGTACAAAAAGCGCAATGGAAGACGTCACATACATGTTTGAATTTATATAACCGATGTAGGACGTGTTCATCATGACCTTGATATGTGATAACGCATGCTTTTAAAAGTGGATATCACTTGTAagtgtttcaaaacaaactGATATAAAGTTGTTTACTTGACACAAATCGTGCTCTTACTTTATCATTTGAATCATGATGGGTATATAGGTCTTATTCAGTGCAACAACCATGGTCATGGTATAAGGGGGGTTTTGCCTGTGATTGGAATGTATCATTTAATCAGCACAGTCTGaagcaatcggaacacctcggccatttccgcCATACGACGAGCATCGGTTGCTTGTGCATGAGTGAAAGTAGTTCGTTAATTTAAAATAGCGGCGACGAATCTGTCTGTACTTTATGTTAAGTATCAGACAGGCGATTCTTTTGGCCTGAAAAATAACCAAGGCTAAACAGAATCATGCATTCTGCAATTGAATTCTAGGTTAAATTTTGAACTTCGTACGCGATATACTTGCAGCATAGATAAAGGTAAAGAATTCTTACATTGTAAACCGCTTATATACACCATATACGCGGTTGTTTTGATGGAAAATTCCCGAGATGTGTCGAATAAGTCCAGAAAATATGCGACCGCACATCcatttactttaatttaataCGTGTATTATTCttgtgttttgttgtgttttaccaCCTGGTTTGTATCATAATTCATAATTTATTCATACACTGGACAAAATTTCTAAACGTCAAATTTATGACATTTCTATGAGAACTACTTAATGTATCGACTTTAAATTCGAAACTTCATAGTTATGCTTCGTTCTCTATCGAATTTTATAGAGAAGATCACACCTTACTGTCGAGGTTAACCACGCGAGACGAAAGGTGCGATTTCCAATTTTTGGCACGAGAATCACGAGGAATATGAAGTTATCGCTAAATTTCATcataatgcaatacatgttgAATTTCCAACtcgaaaaacagaaaaaaatgactaGAATGAACATTGAAGAACAGGTCATGGCCGTCGGCATAATTGATGCAGGTACCCCGATTCGGCAGGTCTGaacaattttgtaaattaataaatattttccgaTATAATGTGggaaatattatcaaaaatgtaCTGATTTGACCAATGACgcattatgatatttatatgcTAGGTAGCGCGGCTGTTCAATAGGCGACATCGAGTATCAGTCGGCTGTGGAAGAAATTTCAAAGAACCGGAAGTGTTGCTGACATACACCGAAGGCCCAAACGCAGATTTACGACACCAAGATAGGTATATGGTTCTTTCTCACCTACGCAACCGCTTTACTCCGGTTACGTAAACGGCAAGGTGGACCGTTGGCCCTCACAACCGGCCAATTAGTCATCAGACCGTCCGCAACCGGCTCCGGGCCGTCGGTATTCGCTTATctcaaatgaattatttattctaataaaaagaaattttattaaaaatgtttccaATAAAATGCGTAAAACGTGTGTATTCAACAagtttgagattttttttatttcattcgcctatttaaataaaacattaaatggaCGTTTAGAAATTGTGCTTAGCGTATTCATAATTCATTCATTATGATTCTGTATGctcatatatatttcaacaattacATTTACTAAGCaagcttttaaataaatattgtgttcatGTCATTTTTAAGGGAACTAAGGGAGACGCTATTGTGACAAGTTTATTTATGCTAAATGTACCTATGTTCaaagttaaattaaacacacaaaaaataatcatattttcaaaCGTTTGGTGTATCCTTCTCTTTGCATATATAAGATTTAACAATAGTGATGCAACTTGATACATTTCGTAATATTAGGGAATAACAGAGTTAATTTAATCTCAATGATTAACAACTCGGTTATCTAAACCAGACGCAAAAAACGCCATTACAATGGGCTTGAGTTCAGAACTTCAGAAGTTCTATAGAGTTATCAGAACGCTAGCTCAATTATTGGTCGGATACCTCATGTTCGCAATACGAAAAACAGACATCTTCGGGTACTCGGTACACATATTATGTTTATTCTACGACCATGTTAACATTCATACATCTACGACCTTGCTAACGTTTACACATCTACGACCTTGTTAACGTTTACGCATCTACgacattgttaaagtttacgCATAAACGACCTTGTTGACGTTTACGCCTCTACGAACGTGTTGACGTTTACTCATCTACGACCTTGTTGACGTTTACTCATCTACGACCTTGTTGACGTTTACGCATCTACGACCTTGTTGACGTTTACGCATCAACGACCTTCTTAACGTTTACGCATCTACAACCTTGTTGAAGTTCACGCATCTACGACCTTGTTGAAGTTCACGCATCTACGACCTTCTTAACGTTTACGCATCTACGACCTTGTTGAAGTTCACGCATCTACGACCTTGTTGAAGTTCACGCATCTACGACCTTCTTAACGTTTACGCATCTACGACCTTGTTGATGTTTACGCATCTACGACCTTCTTAACGCTTACGCATCTACGACCTTGTTGACGTTTACTCATCTACGACCTTGTTGACGATTACGCATCTACGACCTTGTTGACGTTTACGCATCTACGACCTTGTTAAAGTTTACTCATCTACGACCTTGTTGAAGTTCACGCATCTACGACCTTCTTAACGTTTACGCATCTACGACCTTGTTGAAGTTCACGCATCTACGACCTTGTTGAAGTTCACGCATCTACGACCTTCTTAACGTTTACGCATCTACGACCTTGTTGAAGTTTACGCATCTACGACCTTGTTGACGTTTACGCATCTACGACCTTTTTAACGTTTACACATCTACGACCTTGTTGACGTTTACGCATCTACGACCTTCTTAACGTTTACGCATCTACGACCTTGTTGACGTTTATGCATCTACGACCTTCTTAACTTTTACGCATCTACGACCTTCTTAACGTTTACGCATCTACGACCTTCTTAATGTTTACGCATCTATGACACTCTTAACGTTTACGCATCTACGACCTTGTTCACTTTTACGCATCTACGACCTTCTGAACGTTTACGCATCTACGAGCTTGTTAACATTTACGCAACTACGACCTTGTTCACGTTTACACATCTACGACCTTGTTAACGTTTACACATCTACGACCTTGTTCACGTTTACGCATCTACGACCTTGTTAACGTTTACGCATCTACGACCTTCTTATCGTTTGTGCATCTACGACCTTGTTAACGTTTACACATCTACGACCTTGTTAACGTTTACGCATTTACGACCTTGTTAACGTTTACGCATCTACGACCTTGTTAACGTTTAGTCAACTACGACCTTGTTCACGTTTACACATCTACGACCTCGTTAACGTTTACACGACTGCGACCTTGTTCACGTTTACGCATCTCCGACCTTGTTAACGTTCACACATCTACGACCTTGTTAACGTTTACACAT
This genomic stretch from Mya arenaria isolate MELC-2E11 chromosome 10, ASM2691426v1 harbors:
- the LOC128206748 gene encoding cytochrome P450 1A1-like, translating into MNNTITDGIYRFGKGIYDHELSAVSVLILTFLANLLIVNAFRQRKTKRYANGPWGLPIIGHLPFFGQSPPETFAKWRAQYGDVFRIRLGSWNAVIVNGYNAVKEASEKDDDFSGRPAFVTQDVLKSVNGDVSLAFGPFNDTYLYHRKLTAIALRMFTNRGDNLTEELIIEESNRLVDTLLQKAGESTERNVKPDIQFAVGSIIYQILYGRGKQLDIENDLKRMVEGTNEFTKFTGNGNPFDVMPWLQYVMPGRVKEFKSILSEGVGMRLQQVQEHLETYSESNIRDVADALIAADIGENDATGPRITRSRILTTLADLQGAGFDTTNKSLQWLTLYMASYPEVQERVHDEIDDVIGSEKHIRYSDHNKLVYTEATYYEVMRKAAIAPFGLPKCATTDTTLDGFNVDKNTVVFFNLHSISHDKVFWGDPEEFRPERLITKDNTLDTAKCGHILPFGLGRRKCVGEFLAKKEIFILFATLMQRCKIVNPEGETYDLQAVPGLVYSPKDFKVLVQER